A single genomic interval of Selenobaculum gibii harbors:
- a CDS encoding lipase family protein, which translates to MTKLILGFILWIFIFLKPLTVSAEAIEEYEQAKLDYINAVVCMATYGDYNGRFARYELSELGWDVSPFKDNVDGTEVKFITVKGQDNRPERNLYIVAITGTESHKDVMLDLNFHKVFFGGTTPEEFVEFAKRDKLTSQDPMVHSGFNKYANAAFYGQDDTGETYGVYLARILKEDSNRKIYLTGHSLGGAAATLQAARLISMGVNPKQIEVVSFGAPAVGNKVFADSYGSRINLRRIVLSGDPVQGALQGISGGYTQFGDKVVWRRHYTLKNFKHEIAVYLDSAMRIYYDKKEKLKNSSLASDVEFLNEKQGKEMVYISAPTLNLDHITIEDKKYVKEILEDVHRWSEHGFIINTEKRGTLNEEIKKAKNAGCKWLVLTNVESKQMQKRYNDFYIAVEDILYNVETEQLEAVFSSARGSNDSTPLGTILNGALQVKQEREALIFNHS; encoded by the coding sequence ATGACAAAGCTTATTCTAGGATTTATATTGTGGATATTTATTTTTTTAAAACCTTTAACTGTGTCTGCTGAAGCTATTGAAGAATATGAGCAGGCAAAGCTCGATTATATTAATGCAGTTGTCTGCATGGCTACGTACGGTGATTACAATGGACGTTTTGCGCGTTATGAATTATCTGAGCTTGGTTGGGATGTTTCGCCCTTCAAGGATAATGTTGATGGAACAGAGGTCAAATTTATTACTGTAAAAGGTCAAGATAATAGGCCGGAACGTAACTTATATATTGTTGCAATTACGGGGACAGAAAGCCATAAGGATGTTATGCTAGACCTCAACTTTCATAAAGTATTTTTTGGGGGAACGACTCCGGAAGAATTTGTTGAATTTGCAAAACGTGACAAATTGACTAGTCAAGACCCTATGGTACATAGTGGTTTTAATAAGTATGCAAATGCAGCTTTTTATGGTCAAGATGATACTGGAGAAACTTATGGAGTTTATTTAGCGCGCATTTTAAAAGAGGATAGTAATAGAAAGATCTACTTGACAGGTCATAGTTTGGGTGGAGCAGCAGCAACTTTGCAAGCAGCTAGATTAATTAGTATGGGAGTAAATCCTAAGCAAATAGAAGTAGTTTCTTTTGGAGCCCCGGCTGTTGGAAATAAAGTTTTTGCAGATAGTTATGGAAGTAGAATTAATTTAAGGCGTATTGTTTTAAGTGGGGATCCTGTACAAGGTGCTTTGCAAGGGATTTCTGGTGGATATACGCAGTTTGGTGATAAAGTCGTATGGAGACGTCATTATACTTTGAAAAATTTTAAACATGAAATTGCAGTTTATTTGGATTCTGCAATGCGAATTTATTATGACAAGAAAGAAAAATTGAAGAATAGTTCGCTTGCAAGTGATGTTGAATTTCTTAATGAAAAGCAAGGAAAAGAAATGGTATATATTTCTGCGCCAACTCTTAACTTAGATCATATTACAATAGAAGATAAAAAATATGTGAAAGAGATATTAGAAGATGTGCATCGTTGGAGCGAACATGGATTTATCATAAATACGGAAAAAAGGGGAACATTAAACGAGGAAATTAAAAAAGCAAAAAATGCTGGATGTAAATGGTTAGTGTTGACGAATGTAGAAAGCAAGCAAATGCAAAAGCGATATAATGACTTTTATATCGCAGTTGAAGATATTTTGTATAATGTAGAAACGGAACAATTGGAAGCTGTCTTTAGTTCGGCACGAGGCAGTAATGATTCAACTCCACTTGGAACGATATTAAATGGCGCTTTGCAAGTCAAACAAGAACGAGAAGCTTTAATTTTTAATCACTCATAA
- a CDS encoding purple acid phosphatase family protein, translating into MKKIVLIFLTLLLVNLNSSAFAQEDIRALHLTWSEDTKSTQTITWQMHEFNPNIRVEYGEIGLPADFSKKVMADIEPFSDETGVKHIYHVTLQGLKSNKEYFYRIVDGDTKIKEANFKMGKNLDSCDFLVFGDSQSYNYKVWGETLKAAYAQNPNAEFFVNVGDLVDNGQRISEWENWFLNGKDIMMHLPIVPVVGNHETYTPQKGIFSMPKYFTSQFVLPQNGPEKLKEQVYSFDYANVHFVVLDTQFGEERSFVPDSLERQIEWLKKDLAETDKKWRVVFMHRAPYHNRVDKGFDQTIKFVPIFEEFNVDVVFTAHDHVCARTPAMRAGLLTDDGVIYATTGRSGTKVYQTVIKKEWNSTFLNPLDEPTYSMISVNEKKFTVKVLSQSGKLIDKWDIDKF; encoded by the coding sequence ATGAAAAAAATAGTTTTAATTTTTTTAACTTTACTTTTAGTGAATCTCAATTCTAGTGCTTTTGCCCAAGAAGATATCAGAGCACTTCACCTTACCTGGAGTGAAGATACTAAATCGACGCAGACGATTACTTGGCAAATGCATGAATTTAACCCGAATATCCGTGTAGAATATGGTGAAATAGGTTTACCTGCCGATTTCTCGAAAAAAGTTATGGCTGATATTGAGCCTTTTTCCGATGAAACAGGAGTAAAGCATATATATCATGTTACCTTACAGGGGTTAAAATCGAATAAAGAGTATTTTTATCGGATTGTTGATGGCGATACCAAAATAAAAGAAGCAAATTTTAAAATGGGAAAAAATTTAGATTCTTGTGATTTTTTGGTTTTTGGTGATTCGCAAAGTTATAATTACAAAGTATGGGGAGAGACTTTGAAAGCTGCTTATGCGCAAAATCCTAATGCAGAATTTTTTGTAAATGTAGGAGATTTGGTTGACAATGGACAGCGTATAAGTGAATGGGAGAATTGGTTTTTGAATGGAAAGGATATCATGATGCATTTGCCAATTGTACCGGTAGTGGGAAATCATGAGACGTATACACCGCAAAAAGGTATTTTTTCTATGCCCAAATATTTCACTTCTCAGTTTGTTTTACCGCAAAATGGGCCAGAAAAATTAAAAGAGCAGGTTTATTCTTTTGATTATGCGAATGTACATTTTGTTGTATTAGATACACAGTTTGGTGAAGAACGAAGTTTTGTTCCGGATTCATTAGAAAGACAAATAGAATGGCTAAAAAAGGACTTAGCAGAAACCGATAAAAAATGGAGAGTAGTATTTATGCATCGGGCACCTTATCATAATCGTGTGGATAAAGGTTTTGATCAAACGATAAAATTTGTGCCTATTTTTGAAGAATTTAATGTGGATGTAGTTTTTACAGCGCATGATCATGTTTGTGCTAGAACACCAGCAATGAGGGCGGGGCTTTTAACAGATGATGGAGTTATTTACGCAACAACGGGAAGAAGCGGAACGAAGGTATACCAAACAGTAATAAAGAAAGAATGGAATAGTACGTTTTTAAATCCACTAGATGAACCTACATACTCAATGATAAGTGTAAATGAAAAGAAGTTTACAGTAAAAGTATTATCGCAAAGTGGGAAGCTGATTGATAAATGGGATATTGATAAATTCTAG
- a CDS encoding MATE family efflux transporter, with protein sequence MRQTYSYQEKVKQFMIVLLPIFITQITLMSTGFFDTVMAGNVSEYDLAGVAIAVNIFMPVFGSILGVLSGLTPTISQLYGANKKEELPFIIVQGIYLAIVIAICLIILGFIVIDPLLNVMNLEAKVKIVAKGFLLACAFGISPILIAAVFRNFVDALGYTRVTMVVTVCAVPINICMNYLFIFGKMGFPALGGIGAGVGTAITYWFVLFINLLVIKHVKPFSQYDIFRVFGKPDFAAWRQLLSIGLPIGFAMFCEQSIFGAVALFMAAYGTTVIAAHQAAMNFSTMVYMIPLSISMALTIMVGYEVGAKRYEDAKKYSYLGVALSILFSGSLTLILANFKGEIAALYTKDEAVYQMIQIFLLYVIVLQFSDAISAPLQGALRGYKDVKITLILAVISYWIIGLPVGYAFANYFGVGPYGYWVGLIAGIVAGAVALIIRLVKVQRKQLAK encoded by the coding sequence TTGAGACAAACATATTCTTATCAAGAAAAAGTAAAACAATTTATGATTGTTTTACTTCCAATTTTTATTACACAAATTACTTTAATGTCAACTGGTTTTTTTGACACTGTAATGGCGGGAAATGTAAGTGAATATGATTTAGCTGGTGTTGCGATTGCAGTAAATATATTCATGCCTGTATTTGGTAGTATATTAGGGGTTCTTTCGGGATTAACGCCAACGATTTCGCAATTGTATGGCGCAAATAAAAAAGAGGAGCTTCCTTTTATCATTGTGCAGGGAATTTACTTAGCGATTGTCATAGCCATTTGTTTGATTATTCTTGGATTTATAGTTATTGATCCATTGCTTAATGTTATGAATTTAGAAGCTAAAGTTAAAATTGTTGCAAAAGGTTTTTTACTTGCTTGTGCTTTTGGGATTTCTCCGATCTTAATTGCTGCGGTCTTTAGAAACTTTGTTGATGCGCTTGGGTATACAAGGGTGACGATGGTTGTTACCGTATGTGCTGTTCCTATCAATATTTGTATGAATTATTTATTTATTTTTGGAAAAATGGGGTTTCCTGCTTTGGGGGGAATTGGTGCAGGTGTTGGTACTGCAATAACGTATTGGTTTGTTTTATTTATTAACTTGTTAGTCATTAAACATGTCAAACCTTTTTCGCAATACGATATCTTTCGGGTTTTTGGAAAACCTGACTTTGCCGCTTGGCGGCAGTTATTATCTATTGGTCTTCCCATTGGATTTGCTATGTTTTGTGAGCAAAGTATCTTTGGAGCGGTTGCCTTGTTTATGGCAGCTTATGGAACAACGGTAATTGCAGCGCATCAGGCTGCAATGAATTTTTCAACGATGGTATATATGATTCCACTCAGTATTAGTATGGCACTTACGATTATGGTTGGCTATGAAGTAGGCGCGAAGCGCTACGAAGATGCGAAGAAATATAGTTATTTGGGCGTTGCTTTATCCATTTTATTTTCTGGCTCGCTTACCTTGATTTTAGCGAATTTTAAAGGTGAAATTGCAGCCTTATATACAAAGGATGAGGCTGTATATCAAATGATACAGATATTTTTACTTTATGTGATAGTTTTGCAATTTTCGGATGCAATAAGTGCACCGTTACAAGGTGCTTTACGTGGATATAAAGATGTAAAAATAACGCTGATTTTAGCTGTCATTTCTTATTGGATTATTGGTTTGCCAGTTGGGTATGCATTTGCTAACTATTTTGGCGTTGGTCCGTATGGATATTGGGTTGGTTTAATTGCGGGAATTGTTGCTGGAGCGGTTGCATTAATCATTCGATTAGTGAAAGTACAAAGAAAGCAATTAGCGAAGTAG
- a CDS encoding YecA family protein has protein sequence MLDQEKLENANSLEELNAEIARQMKEREKAFWKNNVDEKRKLVDALTLLMKNELDDIRVNLCVHGISKLKKQEMAQALVNPILDFSTSWFENIISSQYDILSDIAKNGGASANVDMEDTRLDYIRSLGILHTGRIKGENVWYMSDEILKVWNKLDVEFLSRVKANEEVVRLVSGLLTQYGFLTYDILFERVQKIAKIAEFDFKKFMGILINASCWQENILISEAGMIHYGVLDEDALEYEREKNANLTYKEFSYDETFKAGAVDYVSENNAYQQLIALMQVNFELDFKEANDIADELCIMLQNGDDMNEMLSYFQVALKVPTKLVTEELLKVFVEMKNTIGLWRLKGYSIKELGTVPLDCVENYRIVETKADGMRFVPAKASVGRNDPCPCGSGKKYKKCCLQ, from the coding sequence ATGTTAGATCAAGAAAAACTGGAAAATGCAAATTCACTTGAAGAATTGAATGCTGAGATAGCAAGACAAATGAAAGAGCGCGAAAAGGCTTTTTGGAAAAATAACGTAGATGAAAAAAGAAAACTGGTAGATGCTTTAACTTTACTAATGAAAAATGAATTAGATGATATTCGTGTAAATTTATGTGTGCATGGAATTAGTAAATTGAAGAAACAAGAAATGGCACAAGCTCTTGTAAATCCAATTCTTGATTTTTCTACTAGCTGGTTTGAGAATATCATATCAAGTCAATATGATATTTTATCGGATATTGCGAAAAATGGTGGTGCTAGCGCCAACGTAGATATGGAAGATACGAGATTAGATTATATTCGCAGTTTGGGAATTTTACATACTGGACGCATTAAAGGGGAAAACGTTTGGTATATGTCTGATGAAATATTAAAAGTGTGGAACAAGCTAGATGTTGAATTCTTAAGTCGCGTGAAAGCTAATGAAGAAGTTGTTCGTTTGGTCTCGGGATTGTTAACACAATATGGATTTTTAACATATGATATTTTATTTGAGCGTGTACAAAAAATTGCAAAAATAGCTGAATTTGATTTTAAAAAGTTTATGGGTATCTTAATTAATGCAAGTTGCTGGCAAGAAAATATTTTAATTTCTGAAGCTGGAATGATTCATTATGGTGTGCTTGATGAAGATGCACTTGAATATGAGCGTGAGAAAAATGCAAATTTAACCTACAAAGAGTTTTCTTATGATGAAACTTTTAAAGCTGGTGCAGTAGATTATGTTTCAGAAAATAATGCCTATCAGCAATTAATTGCACTTATGCAGGTGAATTTTGAGCTGGATTTTAAAGAGGCAAATGATATTGCGGATGAACTGTGTATTATGCTCCAAAATGGAGATGATATGAATGAAATGCTTAGTTATTTTCAAGTGGCATTAAAAGTGCCGACGAAATTAGTCACGGAAGAATTATTAAAAGTTTTTGTTGAGATGAAGAATACAATTGGGCTGTGGCGGTTAAAAGGTTATAGTATAAAAGAACTTGGCACTGTACCGCTCGATTGTGTAGAAAATTATCGTATTGTGGAAACGAAAGCTGATGGGATGAGATTTGTCCCGGCAAAGGCTTCCGTTGGACGCAATGATCCATGTCCATGTGGCAGTGGGAAAAAGTATAAAAAATGTTGTTTGCAATAG
- a CDS encoding N-acetylmuramoyl-L-alanine amidase, with translation MRRFMIMCMVMIYSLLSFTTISYAADFKDRVSGLAKVDGVRVYTNGDSKVRVVLDTTKEVEYRTFVLSNPTRIAIDIKGAWLSPNVSKATPVNSGLVGKVRASQFDPTTVRIVVEANVSKDRYRVFSLKADSANDKMPRIVMDFGDLAQEEVGKTPQEETISTPLPEVKMRTIQLFDKPGLKDKIIAVDPGHGGSDGGAIGPTGITEKEVTLAVGLELKKMLEAEGAKVVMTRTTDVDVARPNASAREELQARVDIANKANATVFVSIHMDAFVNQEAQGTSTYIYQKTNGDERLGRFVREGLINQLNTQDRKTRDCNFYVVKYTTMPATLAEVAFISNPNEERLLKSSDGVRKAAKGIFDGLNKYFSYDK, from the coding sequence ATGCGTAGATTTATGATTATGTGTATGGTGATGATATATTCGTTACTTAGTTTTACCACAATATCTTATGCTGCTGATTTTAAAGATAGAGTTAGTGGGCTAGCTAAAGTTGATGGAGTGCGGGTATATACCAATGGTGACAGTAAAGTTAGGGTAGTGTTGGATACGACAAAGGAAGTAGAATACCGCACATTTGTCTTATCAAATCCAACGAGAATTGCAATTGATATTAAAGGGGCATGGCTAAGTCCTAATGTAAGTAAAGCTACTCCGGTAAATAGTGGGTTAGTGGGCAAGGTAAGAGCTAGTCAATTCGATCCGACAACAGTAAGGATTGTTGTTGAGGCAAATGTCAGCAAAGACCGCTATAGAGTGTTTTCTTTAAAAGCGGATTCAGCAAATGATAAAATGCCTCGCATTGTTATGGATTTTGGTGATTTAGCACAAGAGGAAGTTGGTAAAACTCCGCAAGAGGAAACGATTAGTACACCTTTACCAGAGGTGAAAATGCGTACGATACAACTATTTGATAAACCGGGATTAAAAGATAAGATTATTGCTGTGGATCCGGGGCATGGCGGAAGTGATGGCGGAGCAATTGGACCTACTGGTATAACTGAAAAAGAAGTTACTTTAGCTGTCGGTTTAGAGTTGAAGAAAATGCTTGAAGCTGAAGGGGCAAAAGTCGTAATGACGCGTACGACAGATGTGGATGTTGCCCGTCCAAATGCTTCGGCGAGAGAAGAGTTACAAGCGCGGGTAGATATTGCGAATAAGGCAAATGCTACTGTTTTTGTTAGCATACATATGGATGCTTTTGTGAATCAAGAGGCACAAGGAACATCAACTTATATTTATCAAAAAACCAATGGTGACGAGCGCTTGGGAAGATTTGTTCGCGAAGGGCTAATTAATCAACTGAATACACAAGATCGTAAGACTCGTGATTGCAATTTCTATGTAGTTAAATATACAACGATGCCAGCGACTTTAGCGGAGGTGGCATTTATATCAAATCCAAATGAAGAACGTTTGTTAAAATCATCTGATGGTGTTAGAAAGGCTGCAAAAGGAATTTTTGACGGCTTAAATAAATATTTTTCTTATGATAAATGA
- a CDS encoding HAD family hydrolase — protein MIKHILFDLDGTLIHFDHHLFMENYLNLLGRKFANITDPKIFANHVLTATGHMLKNVEHTKTNADVFWQYIDQNVDISRTTLNPLIDDFYQNDFNELKKIVTVPKILPILNNLIEKAIPVSLATNPVFPLIAVKSRLKWGGLDHIPFQRITHYENSHFCKPQLAYYQEILDVIDLSPENVLMIGNDVHEDLIAGELGIKTYLLTDFIINKDNRPIKSNYIGTVDQLAKDLPKILA, from the coding sequence ATGATTAAACATATTTTGTTTGATTTAGATGGAACTTTAATTCATTTTGATCATCATTTATTCATGGAAAACTATTTAAATTTACTTGGACGTAAATTCGCTAATATTACAGATCCAAAAATCTTTGCCAATCATGTTTTAACAGCAACAGGACATATGTTAAAAAACGTTGAACATACAAAAACAAATGCCGATGTTTTCTGGCAATATATTGATCAAAACGTTGACATATCACGTACAACACTAAACCCATTAATCGATGACTTTTACCAAAACGATTTTAATGAACTAAAAAAAATAGTCACTGTGCCAAAAATCTTACCAATTTTGAATAACCTCATTGAAAAGGCTATCCCGGTTTCCCTTGCAACGAATCCTGTTTTCCCTTTAATTGCTGTAAAGTCGCGTTTGAAATGGGGAGGTCTGGATCATATTCCATTCCAACGTATTACACACTATGAAAATAGTCATTTCTGCAAGCCTCAGCTCGCTTACTATCAAGAAATTCTTGATGTAATTGACTTGAGCCCTGAAAATGTTCTAATGATTGGTAATGATGTTCATGAAGATTTAATTGCTGGAGAGCTCGGAATAAAAACCTATCTGTTAACTGATTTTATCATCAATAAAGATAATCGTCCAATCAAATCCAACTATATTGGAACAGTAGATCAACTGGCAAAAGATTTGCCAAAAATATTAGCATAA
- a CDS encoding ABC transporter substrate-binding protein has translation MKNNKIKLLAVMMMICMLAVGLTGCGGSDSNTIKIGLLNEMTGGNATLGTSAANGAKLAFKEINANGGVLGKQIEAVVADNKSEPAEAANAITKLINQDKVVAVTGTFSSSNAIAAASVAEAAKVPYLAAGATNPKVTVDEKSGKVFDYVFRVCFIDPFQGTVAANFATDNLKLTKAVILVDNSSDYSKGLADFFKKAFTAKNGQILGEEAYLQKDQDFKTILTKIKALNPEIIYVPGYYEEVGKIVKQAREIDLKCVIMGGDGWDSPKLGEIAGADALNNTFFTNHYSVDSDDEKSKAFVEAYTKEYGQKPDALAVLGYDAARVLIDAITRANSTEPAKIQAALTETKDFAAISGDTTLNATHDAVKNAVVIEMKNGKQEFKASVKP, from the coding sequence ATGAAAAATAATAAGATAAAGTTATTAGCGGTTATGATGATGATCTGTATGTTGGCTGTTGGGTTAACTGGTTGTGGTGGAAGTGACTCCAACACAATAAAAATTGGTTTATTAAATGAAATGACAGGTGGTAATGCTACGCTTGGTACATCGGCAGCAAACGGTGCAAAGTTAGCATTTAAAGAAATCAATGCCAATGGTGGTGTACTTGGAAAACAAATTGAGGCTGTAGTAGCAGATAATAAATCTGAACCAGCAGAAGCTGCAAATGCGATTACAAAATTAATCAATCAAGATAAAGTAGTTGCAGTAACAGGTACTTTTTCAAGTTCTAATGCAATTGCAGCAGCAAGTGTTGCTGAAGCGGCAAAAGTTCCTTATTTAGCAGCTGGTGCGACAAATCCGAAAGTTACGGTAGATGAGAAAAGTGGTAAAGTATTTGATTATGTTTTCCGTGTGTGTTTCATCGATCCATTCCAAGGAACTGTAGCGGCAAACTTTGCTACTGATAATTTAAAATTAACAAAAGCGGTTATTCTTGTAGATAACAGCAGTGATTATAGTAAAGGTTTAGCAGATTTCTTCAAGAAAGCTTTCACAGCAAAAAATGGCCAAATTTTAGGTGAAGAAGCTTATTTACAAAAAGATCAGGATTTTAAAACAATTTTAACGAAAATCAAAGCGTTAAACCCTGAAATCATTTATGTTCCTGGATATTATGAAGAAGTAGGTAAAATTGTAAAACAAGCGCGTGAAATTGACCTTAAATGCGTAATCATGGGCGGAGATGGCTGGGATTCTCCTAAATTAGGAGAAATCGCAGGTGCAGATGCTTTAAATAATACATTCTTTACAAATCACTATTCTGTTGATTCCGATGATGAAAAGTCTAAAGCATTCGTTGAAGCTTATACAAAAGAATATGGTCAAAAACCAGATGCGCTTGCGGTACTTGGTTATGACGCGGCGAGAGTATTAATTGATGCAATTACTCGTGCAAACAGTACTGAACCAGCAAAAATCCAAGCAGCTTTGACTGAAACAAAAGATTTTGCAGCAATTTCTGGTGATACAACATTGAATGCAACACATGATGCAGTGAAGAATGCGGTTGTAATTGAAATGAAAAATGGCAAACAAGAATTTAAAGCAAGTGTAAAACCTTAA
- a CDS encoding amino acid ABC transporter ATP-binding protein: MSECMIRMRNIHKSFHNLNVLKGIDLEVKRGQVVAIIGPSGSGKSTLLRCLNRLETIDKGYIEVEGDLLAEDGKYVEEKKARQICAKMGMVFQQFNLFPHMTVMENLIEAPVHVKGMKLQEIIPVAENLLEKVGLSEKKDSYPSRLSGGQKQRVAIARALAMSPDIMLFDEPTSALDPELTGEVLKTMRQLAEEKMTMIIVTHEMAFAREVASHVIFMADGDIVEQGSPEEFFANPRQVRTQAFLKSML, from the coding sequence ATGAGTGAATGTATGATTCGGATGAGAAACATCCATAAAAGTTTTCATAACTTAAATGTACTAAAGGGCATTGATTTGGAAGTAAAACGCGGGCAAGTTGTTGCAATTATTGGACCATCAGGTTCGGGGAAAAGTACTTTGCTTAGATGTCTTAATCGCTTGGAGACAATTGATAAAGGGTATATTGAAGTAGAAGGTGATTTACTTGCTGAAGATGGAAAATATGTAGAGGAAAAGAAAGCGCGTCAGATTTGTGCGAAAATGGGCATGGTATTTCAACAATTTAATTTGTTTCCTCATATGACGGTAATGGAAAATTTGATTGAAGCACCAGTGCATGTAAAAGGAATGAAACTTCAAGAAATTATTCCTGTTGCGGAAAACTTACTAGAAAAAGTAGGTCTAAGTGAAAAAAAGGATAGTTATCCATCCAGGTTATCTGGTGGACAAAAGCAACGGGTTGCGATCGCTAGGGCTTTGGCGATGAGTCCAGATATCATGCTGTTTGATGAACCGACTTCTGCACTTGATCCAGAACTGACTGGAGAAGTTTTAAAAACGATGCGACAACTTGCGGAAGAAAAGATGACGATGATTATCGTAACGCATGAAATGGCGTTTGCCCGTGAAGTGGCTAGCCATGTGATTTTTATGGCAGATGGAGATATTGTTGAGCAAGGCAGTCCAGAAGAGTTTTTTGCCAATCCACGTCAAGTGCGCACACAAGCTTTTTTAAAGAGTATGCTGTAG
- a CDS encoding amino acid ABC transporter permease, translating into MEKILTMIPPLLDGLTVTLQIFVITLALSLPLGLLLALARISNCRPLSFIVEVYIWLMRGTPLMLQLLFVYFALPSFGIKLPDFGSALLAFTLNYGAYFAEIFRAGIQSIERGQYEAAKTLGMTYVQTMRRIIIPQMIKRVLPPISNETITLVKDTSLVYVLAMNDLLRAARTIVQREFDMMPFAIAGAFYLAMTFVLTWGFKKLESRYAKYDE; encoded by the coding sequence ATGGAAAAAATCTTGACAATGATACCACCTTTACTAGATGGGTTAACAGTTACTCTACAAATTTTTGTCATTACTTTGGCATTATCGTTACCGCTAGGGCTATTATTAGCGCTGGCAAGGATATCAAATTGTCGCCCGCTTAGCTTTATCGTGGAAGTTTATATTTGGTTAATGCGTGGTACACCGCTTATGTTACAATTGTTATTTGTCTATTTTGCATTGCCGTCCTTTGGGATAAAATTACCGGATTTTGGATCGGCACTTTTGGCGTTTACGTTAAATTATGGTGCTTATTTTGCTGAAATCTTTCGGGCTGGAATTCAGTCGATTGAACGTGGGCAGTATGAAGCGGCAAAAACTTTGGGTATGACTTATGTACAAACGATGCGTCGTATTATTATCCCGCAGATGATTAAACGTGTATTACCGCCGATCAGTAATGAAACGATTACTTTGGTCAAGGATACTTCTTTAGTATATGTTTTAGCAATGAATGATTTATTGAGAGCCGCGAGAACAATTGTACAGCGTGAATTTGATATGATGCCGTTTGCAATTGCTGGAGCGTTTTATTTGGCGATGACTTTTGTATTAACTTGGGGATTTAAAAAGTTAGAATCTCGATATGCCAAATATGATGAATAG
- a CDS encoding amino acid ABC transporter substrate-binding protein, protein MKKIIALFMLVMMVGALVAGCGGNDAKKEDASKKKIVVGLDDNFPPMGFKDENDKIVGFDIDLANEAAKRLGREVEFKPIDWSSKEAELSSGRIDVLWNGLNITEKRKENMLFSEPYMECKQLIFVPKGSPIQGEADLKGKVIGMQSASTAEENFEADKNLQASIKEVKKYPDCIAAMMDMEAGRVDAIITDEIVGRYYMGKSPDKFVALEAPVGPVGDFGIGFRKDDTNLQAEVQKVLDEMKKDGTTAKISTKWFGKDITK, encoded by the coding sequence ATGAAAAAGATAATTGCCTTATTCATGCTCGTTATGATGGTTGGTGCTTTAGTTGCTGGTTGCGGTGGAAATGACGCGAAGAAAGAAGATGCTAGCAAGAAAAAAATCGTGGTTGGTTTAGATGATAACTTTCCACCAATGGGATTTAAAGATGAAAATGATAAAATTGTTGGTTTTGATATTGATTTAGCAAATGAAGCTGCGAAAAGACTTGGTCGTGAAGTTGAGTTCAAGCCAATCGATTGGAGCAGTAAAGAGGCTGAACTTAGCAGTGGACGTATTGACGTACTTTGGAATGGGTTAAATATTACTGAAAAACGTAAAGAAAATATGCTCTTTAGTGAACCTTATATGGAATGTAAACAATTAATTTTTGTACCAAAAGGTTCTCCTATTCAAGGAGAAGCTGATTTAAAAGGCAAAGTAATTGGTATGCAAAGTGCAAGCACCGCTGAAGAAAATTTTGAAGCTGATAAAAATTTACAAGCTTCGATCAAAGAAGTAAAAAAATATCCTGATTGCATTGCTGCAATGATGGATATGGAAGCTGGACGTGTAGACGCGATTATTACAGATGAAATTGTTGGTCGTTACTATATGGGTAAAAGCCCAGATAAGTTTGTGGCTTTAGAAGCTCCGGTAGGTCCTGTTGGAGACTTTGGCATTGGTTTCCGTAAGGATGATACAAATTTACAAGCTGAAGTTCAAAAAGTTCTTGATGAAATGAAAAAAGATGGTACGACTGCAAAAATTTCAACGAAATGGTTTGGCAAAGATATAACAAAATAG